The proteins below are encoded in one region of Ornithinimicrobium avium:
- the hisS gene encoding histidine--tRNA ligase: protein MITPRTPSGTLELLPHDQIAFQRMLDAIRAGYERFGFLPVQTPVFERSEVLLTKTGGETERQVYFVQSTGALEKTRGAAGEGADDGEHAAYPELALRFDLTVPLARYVAEHENELTFPFRRYQMQRVYRGERPQRGRFREFYQCDVDIIGKDQLSVRHDAECPAIIHAIFTDLAIGPFTIQINNRKLLRGFYEDLGIVDGDHQAGVLREVDKLDKRGEDYLRTTLTGEGFGLAPDVVERILEFVQVRSTGHDDALARLAAVEAASSGSAALAEGVAELREVLELVRALGVPESDYCLNFSIARGLDYYTGTVYETTLDEHPEIGSICSGGRYDNLAGQYTRSRLPGVGISIGLSRLFWQLRDAGLLDASTSSSTVQVLVPQVDAELLGDQLALASQLRQGGINTEVVLDGGKLGKQLRYADRAGIRFVAILGRQEAADGTVTLKDLRREDQFTVPRAEVVSALRVELAQPLV, encoded by the coding sequence GTGATCACGCCCCGCACGCCGTCCGGAACCCTCGAGCTGCTGCCCCACGACCAGATCGCCTTCCAGCGGATGCTGGACGCCATCCGCGCCGGCTACGAGCGCTTCGGCTTCCTGCCGGTGCAGACCCCGGTCTTCGAGCGCTCCGAGGTGCTCCTGACCAAGACCGGCGGCGAGACCGAGCGCCAGGTCTACTTCGTCCAGTCCACCGGGGCCCTGGAGAAGACCCGCGGCGCCGCCGGGGAGGGCGCCGACGACGGCGAGCACGCGGCATACCCCGAACTGGCGCTGCGCTTCGACCTGACCGTGCCGCTCGCGCGCTACGTCGCCGAGCACGAGAACGAGCTGACCTTCCCCTTCCGGCGCTACCAGATGCAGCGGGTCTACCGGGGGGAGCGGCCGCAGCGGGGCCGGTTCCGCGAGTTCTACCAGTGCGACGTCGACATCATCGGCAAGGACCAGCTCTCGGTGCGTCACGACGCCGAGTGCCCGGCGATCATCCACGCGATCTTCACCGACCTGGCGATCGGGCCCTTCACCATCCAGATCAACAACCGCAAGCTGCTGCGCGGCTTCTACGAGGACCTCGGGATCGTCGACGGCGACCACCAGGCGGGCGTCCTGCGCGAGGTCGACAAGCTGGACAAGCGCGGCGAGGACTACCTGCGCACGACGCTGACCGGAGAGGGCTTCGGGCTGGCGCCGGACGTGGTCGAGCGGATCCTGGAGTTCGTCCAGGTGCGCTCCACCGGCCACGACGACGCGCTGGCCCGGCTGGCGGCCGTCGAGGCGGCCTCCTCCGGCAGCGCCGCGCTGGCCGAGGGCGTCGCCGAGCTGCGCGAGGTGCTCGAGCTGGTGCGGGCGCTCGGGGTCCCGGAGAGCGACTACTGCCTCAACTTCTCCATCGCGCGGGGGCTGGACTACTACACCGGCACCGTCTACGAGACGACGCTGGACGAGCACCCGGAGATCGGGTCGATCTGCTCCGGCGGCCGCTACGACAACCTCGCCGGGCAGTACACCCGGTCCAGGCTGCCCGGTGTCGGCATCTCGATCGGCCTGTCGCGGCTCTTCTGGCAGCTGCGCGATGCGGGGTTGCTGGACGCCTCGACGTCGTCCTCCACCGTGCAGGTGCTGGTCCCGCAGGTCGACGCCGAGCTGCTCGGCGACCAGCTCGCGCTCGCCTCCCAGCTGCGCCAGGGCGGCATCAACACCGAGGTCGTGCTCGACGGCGGCAAGCTGGGCAAGCAGCTGCGCTACGCCGACCGCGCCGGGATCCGCTTCGTGGCGATCCTCGGGCGTCAGGAGGCGGCGGACGGGACGGTGACGCTGAAGGACCTGCGCCGCGAAGACCAGTTCACGGTGCCCCGCGCCGAGGTCGTCTCCGCGCTGCGGGTCGAGCTGGCCCAGCCGCTGGTCTGA
- the hisG gene encoding ATP phosphoribosyltransferase — MTPPSQPRERLRVAIQKSGRLGDPARELLASCGLTWRESRDRLFLYGESLPVDVLLVRDDDIPALIADGVCDLGIVGRNVLVEHGLERAATGRDGRLTEWRRLGWGACRLDVAIPDDQEWTGPEQLAGLRIATSYPRTLARWLEEQGVDAQPVLLNGSVEIAPRLGQADVVADLVSSGGTLRANQLEPVTTILESEAVVAGPDHALDDGRQEIADLLLRRLDGAVRLKEARLLMLRTGRSELGAVLALMPAGHEPTVMQVDGREEVSVQALVHGSVSWSRLEELKRAGAHNLMVLPVEGMLA; from the coding sequence ATGACCCCGCCCTCCCAGCCGCGCGAGCGGCTCCGTGTCGCCATCCAGAAGAGCGGCCGCCTCGGCGACCCGGCCCGCGAGCTCCTCGCCTCCTGCGGCCTGACCTGGCGCGAGAGCAGGGACCGCCTCTTCCTCTACGGCGAGAGCCTGCCCGTGGACGTCCTCCTCGTGCGCGACGACGACATCCCGGCCCTCATCGCCGACGGCGTGTGCGACCTGGGGATCGTCGGGCGCAACGTCCTCGTCGAGCACGGGCTGGAGCGCGCCGCCACCGGGCGGGACGGCCGCCTCACCGAGTGGCGCCGGCTGGGCTGGGGCGCGTGCCGCCTGGACGTGGCCATCCCCGACGACCAGGAGTGGACCGGCCCGGAGCAGCTGGCCGGGCTGCGGATCGCCACCTCCTACCCGCGGACCCTGGCCCGCTGGCTGGAGGAGCAGGGCGTCGACGCGCAGCCGGTGCTGCTCAACGGCTCGGTCGAGATCGCCCCCCGTCTGGGACAGGCCGACGTCGTGGCCGACCTCGTCTCCAGCGGCGGCACGCTGCGCGCCAACCAGCTCGAGCCGGTGACCACGATCCTGGAGTCCGAGGCCGTCGTGGCCGGCCCCGACCACGCCCTCGACGACGGACGCCAGGAGATCGCCGACCTGCTGCTGCGCCGCCTCGACGGGGCGGTCCGGCTCAAGGAGGCACGGCTGCTGATGCTGCGCACCGGCCGGTCCGAGCTCGGCGCGGTCCTGGCGCTGATGCCCGCGGGCCACGAGCCGACCGTCATGCAGGTCGACGGGCGCGAGGAGGTCTCGGTCCAGGCGCTCGTGCACGGGTCCGTCTCGTGGTCCCGCCTCGAGGAGCTCAAGCGCGCCGGCGCGCACAACCTCATGGTCCTGCCGGTGGAGGGGATGCTGGCATGA
- the hisD gene encoding histidinol dehydrogenase, with protein MNVLTWTDLSEAERVEALRRGTAAAGPEVTAGVADILGQVRTGGDEALRELTARLDGATVDVLQVPVAERDRAAASLDPALRSAITEAAGRIRTFHEAGMRTGYAVQTAPGVVCEKVVRPVRRVGLYVPAGSAPLPSTALMLGVPAQLAGCPEVVLCTPPRPDGSADPAVLAAAAECGITRVFTLGGAQAVAAMAYGTASVPACDKIFGPGNAWVTEAKRQVSTAEGGPGIDLPAGPSEVLVIADAGADAEFVAADLLSQAEHGPDSQVVLLTDSRELAEAVATQVEEQVETLPRADIARKALAASRLVLTPDLDTAVDVSNGYAPEHLILAVRDPRTLLDRVDRAGSVFLGDHTPETLGDYCSGTNHVLPTAGAARFTGGVDVASFQVAMSVQHATPEGLAAVGPCAVVLAGAEQLHAHQRAVTRRLDRAGAGRAS; from the coding sequence ATGAACGTCCTGACCTGGACCGACCTCTCCGAGGCCGAGCGCGTCGAGGCCCTGCGCCGCGGCACCGCCGCCGCCGGCCCCGAGGTGACCGCGGGGGTGGCCGACATCCTCGGGCAGGTGCGCACCGGCGGGGACGAGGCCCTGCGCGAGCTGACCGCGCGCCTCGACGGCGCCACGGTGGACGTCCTGCAGGTCCCGGTCGCCGAGCGCGACCGCGCCGCCGCCTCGCTCGACCCCGCGCTGCGGTCCGCGATCACCGAGGCCGCCGGGCGCATCCGCACCTTCCACGAGGCCGGCATGCGCACCGGGTATGCGGTGCAGACCGCCCCCGGCGTCGTCTGCGAGAAGGTGGTGCGTCCGGTCCGGCGGGTCGGGCTCTACGTGCCGGCGGGCTCGGCGCCGCTGCCCTCCACCGCGCTCATGCTCGGCGTGCCCGCGCAGCTGGCGGGCTGCCCCGAGGTCGTGCTGTGCACCCCGCCCCGCCCCGACGGCAGCGCAGACCCGGCCGTGCTCGCCGCAGCAGCGGAGTGCGGTATCACGCGGGTCTTCACCCTCGGCGGTGCCCAGGCGGTCGCTGCGATGGCCTACGGGACCGCGTCGGTGCCCGCCTGCGACAAGATCTTCGGCCCCGGCAACGCCTGGGTCACCGAGGCCAAGCGGCAGGTCTCCACCGCCGAGGGCGGCCCGGGCATCGACCTGCCCGCCGGCCCCTCGGAGGTGCTGGTCATCGCGGACGCCGGCGCCGACGCGGAGTTCGTCGCCGCGGACCTGCTCAGCCAGGCCGAGCACGGGCCGGACAGCCAGGTCGTCCTGCTCACCGACTCACGGGAGCTGGCCGAGGCGGTGGCCACCCAGGTCGAGGAGCAGGTCGAGACCCTCCCGCGGGCCGACATCGCCCGCAAGGCCCTGGCCGCCAGCCGCCTCGTCCTCACCCCGGACCTGGACACCGCCGTGGACGTCTCCAACGGCTACGCCCCCGAGCACCTCATCCTCGCCGTCCGCGACCCGCGGACCCTGCTGGACCGTGTCGACCGGGCCGGTTCGGTCTTCCTCGGCGACCACACCCCGGAGACCCTCGGCGACTACTGCTCCGGCACCAACCACGTCCTGCCGACCGCCGGCGCCGCCCGCTTCACCGGCGGCGTGGACGTCGCCTCCTTCCAGGTGGCGATGAGCGTCCAGCACGCCACCCCCGAGGGCCTGGCGGCCGTCGGTCCG
- a CDS encoding MBL fold metallo-hydrolase yields the protein MFVRSIVADAFGTNCYVVAPEAGEECLIVDPGVGVSERVAEVLAEHRLRPAAVLLTHGHLDHVYSVTPVCAGTTAAYIHSQDRYRLEDPLSLLGPGLRAALEQQFGRSVRWAEPEQVVEITDRQTLELAGMRVEVAHAPGHTEGSVLFSVPGLPEGIPAADLDRTVLSGDVLFAGSIGRTDLPGGDHAAMERSLRDVVLPLADSTLVLPGHGPATTIAQERRTNPYLQGL from the coding sequence ATGTTCGTGCGGAGCATCGTGGCCGACGCCTTCGGGACCAACTGCTACGTGGTGGCGCCGGAGGCGGGGGAGGAGTGCCTGATCGTCGACCCCGGCGTCGGGGTGAGCGAACGGGTGGCCGAGGTCCTCGCCGAGCACCGCCTGCGCCCCGCCGCCGTCCTGCTGACCCACGGGCACCTGGACCACGTCTACTCGGTGACGCCGGTCTGCGCCGGGACCACCGCCGCCTACATCCACAGCCAGGACCGCTACCGCCTCGAGGACCCGCTGAGCCTGCTGGGCCCGGGGCTGCGCGCCGCCCTCGAGCAGCAGTTCGGGCGCAGCGTCCGGTGGGCCGAGCCGGAGCAGGTCGTGGAGATCACCGACCGGCAGACGCTGGAGCTGGCGGGGATGCGCGTGGAGGTGGCGCACGCTCCCGGTCACACCGAGGGCTCGGTGCTCTTCAGCGTCCCCGGCCTGCCCGAGGGGATCCCCGCGGCCGACCTGGACCGCACCGTCCTGTCCGGCGACGTCCTCTTCGCCGGCTCCATCGGACGCACCGACCTGCCGGGCGGCGACCACGCCGCGATGGAGCGCTCGCTGCGCGACGTCGTCCTCCCCCTGGCCGACTCGACCCTGGTGCTGCCCGGGCACGGGCCTGCCACGACGATCGCCCAGGAGCGGCGCACCAACCCCTACCTCCAGGGGCTGTAG
- a CDS encoding YerC/YecD family TrpR-related protein: protein MKQRDSDAARALDARQQLTRVLAALRDPDRVDAFLDDLCTPAEIEALADRWSVVPLLEAGMPYRQIHEVTGVSVTTVGRIARAMEHGSGGYRAALEHRAALEHHA from the coding sequence GTGAAGCAGCGGGACAGCGACGCCGCACGGGCCCTCGACGCCCGGCAGCAGCTGACCCGGGTGCTCGCCGCGCTGCGCGACCCCGACCGGGTGGACGCCTTCCTCGACGACCTGTGCACGCCGGCCGAGATCGAGGCGCTGGCCGACCGCTGGTCGGTGGTGCCGCTGCTGGAGGCGGGGATGCCCTACCGCCAGATCCACGAGGTCACCGGGGTGAGCGTGACGACCGTGGGGCGGATAGCGCGGGCGATGGAGCACGGCTCGGGCGGCTACCGCGCCGCGCTCGAGCATCGCGCCGCGCTCGAGCATCACGCCTGA
- a CDS encoding peptidylprolyl isomerase: protein MRRLLAPVALGSLALVLSACGSGDATFPGSGGTQTSAGGAAAPALTCEDPPTAPSDVPTFSQDDLPEPLSGDPTTLTATLETNCGDIVLELDAAKAPQTVASFEFLAGQGYWDHSACHRLTTQGIFVLQCGDPTGTGRGNPGYGYGIENAPADGRYPAGTLAMARTQDPGSNGGQFFIVYEDTQLPVQGGGYSIFGRVTQGLDIVQAVAAQGGRSEDPNGSAPAQPISILSVDVG from the coding sequence ATGCGTCGTCTCCTCGCCCCCGTGGCCCTCGGCTCCCTGGCCCTCGTCCTGTCCGCGTGCGGCTCCGGCGACGCGACCTTCCCGGGCTCCGGGGGCACGCAGACCTCCGCCGGTGGCGCGGCGGCACCGGCACTGACCTGCGAGGATCCGCCGACCGCCCCCTCCGACGTGCCGACCTTCAGCCAGGACGACCTGCCCGAGCCGCTGTCCGGCGACCCTACGACCCTGACCGCCACGCTGGAGACCAACTGCGGCGACATCGTCCTGGAGCTCGACGCCGCGAAGGCCCCGCAGACGGTCGCCAGCTTCGAGTTCCTCGCGGGGCAGGGCTACTGGGACCACAGCGCCTGCCACCGGCTGACGACCCAGGGCATCTTCGTGCTCCAGTGCGGCGACCCGACGGGGACCGGCCGCGGCAACCCGGGCTACGGCTACGGCATCGAGAACGCCCCGGCCGACGGCCGCTACCCGGCGGGCACCCTGGCGATGGCCCGGACCCAGGACCCGGGCAGCAACGGCGGACAGTTCTTCATCGTCTACGAGGACACCCAGCTTCCGGTGCAGGGCGGCGGCTACAGCATCTTCGGCCGGGTCACCCAGGGCCTCGACATCGTCCAGGCGGTCGCCGCGCAGGGCGGTCGGAGCGAGGACCCCAACGGCAGCGCGCCGGCACAGCCGATCAGCATCCTGTCGGTCGACGTCGGCTGA